A stretch of the Aegilops tauschii subsp. strangulata cultivar AL8/78 chromosome 4, Aet v6.0, whole genome shotgun sequence genome encodes the following:
- the LOC109741477 gene encoding protein FAR1-RELATED SEQUENCE 5-like, translated as MGKPRREIMFDTIDISNIACRDRAGERGTDIAYTMKLFADMQRRRSGFHHVEETENNVVRSLFWTDSLCKMNYDLYGDFVSFDTTFSMNIYGLPFAPIIGVDNHGSTVLFGVGLLKDEKIGSFKWLLSTFVEAMGGKEPKYIITDQDQAIKTAIKEALPRTRHRFCWWHIRKNLKENNVAVFAQHPGMSDDIFRIVKNSLDQDEFERAWKAAISLHKVEGNKHLNTLWELRNFWVPAYFKDCFYPFSSTTTHSESTNSMWKNYVDHKDTIKRFVNAYRTIQQNCLATLDKKRHRTEEKAPSLETGFLIERQASQVYTNEIFRKFQLELRNWTYFKCSDLAKGRQYLKKRLLSLDKKCGNHIQARNLTGLSSG; from the coding sequence ATGGGGAAACCGAGGCGAGAAATTATGTTCGACACGATTGACATAAGCAACATTGCATGCCGGGACAGGGCTGGAGAGCGCGGCACTGATATCGCATACACCATGAAACTGTTTGCTGATATGCAGAGGCGGAGGTCGGGATTCCACCATGTGGAAGAGACAGAGAACAATGTAGTGCGCAGCCTGTTCTGGACAGATTCCTTGTGTAAGATGAATTATGATCTATATGGAGATTTCGTGTCTTTTGACACCACATTCTCTATGAATATATATGGCTTGCCATTTGCACCAATTATAGGCGTCGACAACCACGGGTCGACCGTCCTGTTTGGAGTAGGCCTTTTGAAGGATGAGAAAATAGGGTCATTCAAGTGGCTCCTAAGCACGTTTGTCGAGGCAATGGGAGGTAAAGAGCCGAAATACATAATAACAGACCAGGACCAGGCGATAAAGACTGCAATAAAGGAAGCTCTTCCGAGGACGAGGCACAGGTTCTGCTGGTGGCATATTAGGAAGAACCTGAAGGAAAATAACGTAGCAGTGTTTGCACAGCACCCAGGGATGTCTGATGATATATTTCGAATCGTCAAAAACTCACTAGATCAAGACGAGTTTGAGCGTGCCTGGAAAGCAGCAATTTCTCTGCACAAGGTGGAAGGCAACAAACACCTGAACACGCTATGGGAACTCCGAAATTTTTGGGTGCCGGCCTACTTCAAGGACTGTTTCTATCCTTTCTCGTCAACAACCACTCACAGTGAGAGCACGAATTCGATGTGGAAGAATTACGTCGACCACAAGGACACTATAAAAAGGTTTGTTAATGCGTATCGCACGATTCAGCAAAATTGCCTCGCCACGCTTGACAAGAAAAGACACCGAACAGAAGAGAAGGCGCCATCACTAGAGACGGGTTTTCTGATTGAAAGACAAGCAAGTCAAGTATACACGAATGAAATTTTCAGGAAATTCCAGCTGGAGCTACGGAACTGGACTTACTTCAAGTGCTCTGACCTGGCAAAGGGGAGGCAGTATTTAAAAAAAAGATTATTGAGCCTGGACAAAAAGTGTGGAAACCATATCCAGGCGAGAAATTTGACAGGTCTGAGTTCAGGGTAG
- the LOC141021994 gene encoding uncharacterized protein, with amino-acid sequence MDYLNRRSTASEMKETDNFSVTSKLCGGIRIGFPLESSPVATDARWREIWNSSADDPTNGGTPRRTHIRPTPQVSERMFRSASSGQDNRDGRSLNDIGKDYGRQKIKDADAVKHAMRAGIIGVKSEIQVLGKRPNQEHGVQQTPAKRSILSSRDSTKQIVQTQMPTKAQSGRCDGPAFVGGHNEEVQGNKISFDASRRIIGNKSIDVQGFNTVCTSKKSPTTKSNIGAISSTIQQHQKAIQVYEEGSKYGGSPRIDENIRQGPLKGSPVAFNMRGPSKGSPMAFKIVSEITNARRLSPRFAGQERHGKTKDLAEGITDEGKKYHSSPSISKETQCSQQQVAYSASTDCMVEAAQSLGCTSAGETGSSIAQCNIGEADSFMDLAVPCRNDAAACDKQQSSNSSAVSGPVAGDETDVVRSECDQTNEDTVDRIIMAPPTIVEKEMDNMFKEGICPTIQEVTEALEPEGGMVFRSLDECFLFFCRYTRKVGFAAKRSTSRRSTYDQQLDKQVFQCTKEGQNKTTERHVKERRRNCLIRTSCPVQIAAKRDTDRRKWYLKNVRLEHNHQLHPSDWMLKFMRCYKKMTPQEKLFIQVL; translated from the exons ATGGATTACCTGAACAGGAGATCCACGGCGAGTGAGATGAAGGAGACCGATAATTTTTCAGTGACGAGCAAACTCTGCGGAGGGATCAGGATTGGCTTTCCTTTGGAGAGCTCGCCTGTCGCCACCGATGCTAGATGGAGAGAGATCTGGAACTCATCTGCGGACGACCCCACAA ATGGAGGTACTCCTCGTAGGACTCATATAAGGCCGACCCCACAAGTTAGTGAGAGA ATGTTCAGGAGTGCGTCATCTGGTCAGGACAACAGGGACGGTCGGTCTTTGAACGACATCGGCAAGGATTATGGGAGGCAG AAGATCAAGGATGCAGATGCTGTCAAACATGCCATGCGGGCTGGAATAATTGGAGTCAAGAGTGAGATACAAGTTCTTGGCAAACGCCCCAACCAGGAGCATGGTGTGCAACAGACACCTGCCAAGAGGAGCATTCTAAGCAGCAGAGACTCCACTAAGCAGATTGTGCAG ACACAGATGCCCACAAAGGCGCAGAGCGGGCGTTGTGACGGCCCAGCGTTTGTAGGCGGTCATAATGAAGAGGTGCAGGGTAACAAAATTTCCTTTGATGCAAGCAGAAGGATCATTGGCAACAAAAGCATTGATGTTCAAGGATTCAATACGGTTTGCACAAGCAAGAAGAGCCCAACGACAAAATCAAACATAGGAGCAATAAGCTCTACCATACAGCAGCATCAGAAAGCAATACAG GTGTACGAGGAAGGAAGCAAGTATGGCGGTAGTCCACGAATCGATGAAAACATAAGGCAAGGTCCTTTGAAAGGATCACCTGTGGCGTTCAACATGAGGGGTCCTTCCAAAGGATCTCCGATGGCATTCAAAATCGTCAGCGAAATCACCAATGCACGGAGGTTGTCGCCAAGATTTGCTGGACAAGAGAGGCATGGGAAAACAAAG GATTTGGCGGAGGGGATAACAGATGAGGGAAAGAAATATCATAGTTCTCCATCCATTTCGAAGGAAACACAATGTTCACAGCAGCAAGTAGCGTACAGCGCCAGCACGGATTGCATGGTAGAAGCAGCACAGTCCCTTGGTTGCACGAGTGCCGGAGAAACAGGGAGCAGCATTGCACAATGCAACATTGGAGAGGCAGACTCATTTATGGATTTGGCCGTGCCATGCAGAAACGACGCTGCTGCGTGTGACAAACAACAGAGCAGCAACAGCTCCGCTGTAAGTGGACCTGTGGCTGGCGATGAGACTGATGTCGTCAGAAGTGAATGCGATCAGACGAACGAAGACACGGTTGACAGAATCATCATGGCGCCGCCGACCATTGTAGAGAAAGAAATGGACAACATGTTTAAAGAAGGCATATGCCCAACGATTCAGGAGGTCACCGAAGCGCTCGAACCAGAGGGTGGTATGGTATTCAGATCATTGGATGAGTGCTTTTTGTTTTTCTGCAGATATACTAGAAAGGTTGGCTTTGCTGCCAAGCGATCAACGAGCAGAAGATCGACATATGATCAGCAGCTTGACAAGCAGGTGTTTCAGTGCACCAAGGAAGGGCAGAATAAAACAACTGAGAGACATGTTAAGGAGAGAAGGAGAAACTGCTTGATCCGAACAAGCTGCCCAGTCCAAATAGCAGCCAAGAGGGATACAGATAGGAGGAAATGGTACCTGAAGAACGTTCGTCTAGAGCACAACCACCAGCTTCACCCATCTGATTGGATGCTGAAGTTCATGAGATGCTATAAGAAGATGACACCTCAGGAGAAACTCTTTATACAAGTGCTGTAG